A portion of the Patescibacteria group bacterium genome contains these proteins:
- a CDS encoding Ig-like domain-containing protein, whose translation MFKKIIIGILVLGLSFPQIIFATSSQKNIYDSQGTYVGYSKIWSDKDSALANGSEIIKINGGVWIVSTECPSAPCYWPPGGGHKYRILVSGSGNSISPSEITSGDVIFQLSSTVADTKTITLQNWQMTDWATDASIQITFTSATQPKSTTTTTSAPATVQKPSAPAISAINGNALSENKTYNKTLRQGQKITFSGKTSVNSTVKLYIYSDPITAEVKSDKDGNWLYTLTQDLAIGEHRVEAEVTDANSQKSDKVEIAKFTIKPKIETPASTSTNIPTFIFSTLTYGLFGLVLVLMGILIYLIIKRKKKVGNSNIPSNPVV comes from the coding sequence ATGTTTAAAAAAATAATTATTGGAATTTTGGTTTTGGGGTTGAGTTTTCCTCAAATTATTTTTGCAACTTCAAGCCAAAAAAATATCTATGATTCGCAGGGAACTTATGTAGGATATAGCAAAATATGGTCGGATAAAGACTCAGCCTTGGCTAATGGTTCTGAAATTATTAAGATAAACGGTGGTGTTTGGATTGTGAGCACAGAATGTCCAAGTGCGCCTTGCTATTGGCCTCCGGGCGGAGGTCATAAGTATAGAATTTTAGTTTCTGGTTCAGGAAATTCGATTTCTCCTTCAGAAATAACGAGCGGTGATGTAATTTTTCAACTTTCATCTACGGTGGCTGACACTAAAACCATAACTCTCCAAAATTGGCAAATGACAGACTGGGCTACAGATGCTTCAATTCAAATAACTTTTACTTCTGCTACTCAACCCAAATCCACCACCACGACCACCTCTGCCCCTGCCACTGTTCAAAAACCATCAGCACCTGCCATTTCTGCTATTAATGGCAATGCCCTGTCAGAAAACAAGACATATAATAAAACTTTAAGGCAAGGCCAAAAAATCACTTTTTCTGGCAAAACATCAGTCAATTCAACTGTTAAATTATATATCTACTCCGATCCGATTACCGCAGAGGTCAAATCAGATAAAGACGGTAATTGGTTGTACACTTTAACCCAAGATCTAGCAATTGGCGAGCATCGTGTCGAAGCTGAAGTCACTGACGCCAATAGTCAAAAATCTGATAAGGTAGAAATTGCTAAGTTTACCATTAAACCCAAAATTGAAACACCGGCATCAACTTCAACCAATATCCCCACTTTTATTTTCAGCACTTTAACCTATGGTTTATTTGGTTTAGTTTTAGTTTTGATGGGAATTTTGATTTATTTAATTATTAAAAGAAAAAAGAAAGTTGGAAATTCAAATATTCCATCGAATCCTGTAGTTTAA
- a CDS encoding cell division FtsA domain-containing protein, producing the protein MALFDFLKPNKGNFGLVLDIGTEFIKALIFEIKGDEAEILGVARVRQKLTEMRGGVVLDIEGVIKNSQEAIARAEEMAKATATQVIVGIAGELVKGTTTTVHYSRAKAKEKITYAELRNIVDKVQRRAFDKVRESLSFETGHAEIDVKLVNAAIVDVKIDGYRVTNPLGFQGKDVSVSVFNAFAPIVHLGALQTITEELGLDLIAIAAEPYAVAKAVGLDDSLDFSAIFMDLGGGTTDIAVVRNGGLEGTKMIAIGGRSFTKRLSQNLSISFEMAEEMKISYSNGFLEGKSAGRVKKAFLPDCKVWLSGVELTLEEFSDDLLPSRILLCGGASALPEIKYILETDDWYKRLAFAKKPTIEFIHTEDVARIKDLTRRLQNPQDITPMALANTALDFTGPENIVDGILNKVVKSLRE; encoded by the coding sequence TTGGCACTATTCGATTTTCTAAAACCTAACAAGGGAAATTTTGGCTTAGTTTTAGATATTGGCACCGAATTTATTAAAGCTCTAATTTTTGAAATTAAAGGCGATGAAGCGGAAATTTTGGGTGTCGCCCGGGTGAGGCAGAAATTAACGGAAATGCGCGGCGGCGTAGTTTTGGATATTGAGGGAGTGATAAAAAATTCTCAAGAAGCGATTGCCAGAGCCGAAGAAATGGCAAAAGCAACTGCCACTCAAGTGATTGTCGGCATTGCTGGAGAATTGGTTAAAGGCACGACCACCACGGTTCATTATTCTCGCGCCAAAGCTAAAGAAAAAATTACCTATGCGGAGTTGAGAAATATCGTTGATAAGGTGCAGCGGCGTGCTTTTGATAAAGTTCGCGAATCGCTTTCTTTTGAAACTGGGCATGCAGAAATTGATGTCAAATTAGTTAATGCTGCAATCGTGGATGTTAAAATTGATGGGTACCGCGTCACTAACCCTTTGGGTTTCCAAGGAAAAGATGTCTCGGTCTCGGTTTTTAACGCTTTTGCGCCGATTGTGCATTTAGGGGCATTGCAAACAATCACTGAAGAATTGGGTTTAGATTTAATTGCGATTGCGGCCGAGCCATATGCAGTCGCCAAAGCAGTCGGTTTGGATGATTCCTTGGATTTTTCCGCGATCTTTATGGATTTAGGCGGGGGAACCACCGATATTGCGGTGGTGAGAAATGGCGGCTTGGAAGGGACAAAAATGATTGCCATTGGTGGCCGTTCATTTACTAAACGATTATCACAAAATTTGAGCATTTCTTTTGAGATGGCTGAAGAGATGAAAATTAGTTATTCAAATGGTTTTTTGGAAGGAAAATCTGCTGGCAGGGTCAAGAAAGCATTTTTGCCTGATTGCAAGGTTTGGCTTTCTGGAGTAGAATTAACATTAGAGGAGTTTTCTGATGATTTATTACCTTCTCGTATTTTGTTATGCGGTGGTGCTTCGGCTTTGCCAGAAATTAAATATATCTTAGAAACTGACGATTGGTATAAAAGGTTGGCTTTTGCGAAAAAACCAACCATAGAATTTATTCATACCGAGGACGTGGCAAGAATTAAGGATTTGACTCGTCGTTTACAAAATCCACAAGACATTACGCCCATGGCATTAGCCAATACCGCTTTAGATTTTACCGGACCAGAAAATATTGTGGACGGGATATTAAACAAGGTGGTGAAATCATTAAGAGAATAA
- the ruvX gene encoding Holliday junction resolvase RuvX codes for MEKLESILGIDLGEKRVGLAMAKSGIAFEYKTINFNNLSELIEQIVKICQDEKIEKIILGVAKNREGEIGFQANLQLDFKNQLEKAVKLSVLIISELYTTKEARRILTEMGLGEDKIKARLDAKAAQLILESYLEKNNATN; via the coding sequence ATGGAAAAACTTGAATCTATATTAGGGATTGATCTGGGCGAAAAAAGGGTTGGTTTGGCAATGGCAAAATCTGGAATTGCTTTTGAGTATAAAACAATTAATTTTAATAATCTGTCTGAGCTGATAGAACAAATTGTGAAAATTTGCCAAGACGAGAAAATTGAAAAAATCATTTTAGGGGTCGCAAAAAATCGAGAAGGAGAGATTGGTTTTCAGGCGAATTTACAACTTGATTTTAAAAACCAACTCGAGAAAGCCGTAAAGTTGTCGGTTTTGATAATTTCAGAACTTTACACCACCAAAGAGGCCCGTCGGATTTTGACGGAGATGGGTTTGGGTGAAGACAAAATTAAAGCCAGGCTTGATGCGAAAGCCGCCCAATTGATATTAGAATCATATTTAGAAAAAAATAATGCCACAAATTGA